In the genome of Notamacropus eugenii isolate mMacEug1 chromosome 5, mMacEug1.pri_v2, whole genome shotgun sequence, one region contains:
- the OPRD1 gene encoding delta-type opioid receptor, whose amino-acid sequence MKTATNIYIFNLALADALATSTLPFQSAKYLMETWPFGEFLCKLVLSIDYYNMFTSIFTLTMMSVDRYIAVCHPVKALDFRTPAKAKLINICIWILSSGIGVPIMIMAVTQARDGMVVCMLRFPKPSWYWDTVTKICVFIFAFVVPILVITVCYGLMILRLRTVRLLSGSKEKDRNLRRITRMVLVVVAAFIICWAPIHVFVIVWTLVDIDKRNPLVVASLHLCIALGYTNSSLNPVLYAFLDENFKRCFREFCRPFRRGPHREPSSFSRAREATLRERVSTCSPSDGLSRPA is encoded by the exons ATGAAAACAGCCACCAACATCTACATCTTCAACCTGGCCCTGGCTGATGCCTTGGCCACCAGCACACTGCCCTTCCAGAGTGCCAAATACCTGATGGAGACGTGGCCCTTTGGGGAGTTCCTCTGCAAGTTGGTTCTCTCCATCGACTACTACAACATGTTCACCAGCATCTTTACCCTCACCATGATGAGCGTGGACCGCTACATTGCTGTCTGCCACCCTGTCAAGGCTCTTGACTTCCGCACACCAGCCAAAGCGAAACTGATCAACATCTGTATCTGGATCCTTTCCTCTGGCATTGGTGTGCCCATCATGATCATGGCCGTGACCCAGGCCCGGG ACGGGATGGTGGTCTGCATGCTACGGTTCCCTAAGCCCAGCTGGTATTGGGACACAGTGACCAAGATCTGCGTGTTCATTTTTGCCTTCGTGGTCCCCATCCTGGTGATCACCGTGTGCTACGGGCTGATGATTCTGCGCCTGCGGACCGTGCGCCTGCTCTCCGGCTCCAAGGAGAAGGACCGCAACCTGCGGCGCATCACCCgcatggtgctggtggtggtggccGCCTTCATCATCTGCTGGGCCCCCATCCACGTCTTCGTCATCGTCTGGACCCTTGTGGACATCGACAAGAGGAACCCGCTGGTGGTGGCCAGCCTGCACCTGTGCATTGCCCTGGGCTACACCAACAGCAGCCTCAACCCCGTGCTTTACGCCTTCTTGGATGAGAACTTCAAGCGCTGCTTCCGAGAGTTCTGCCGGCCCTTCCGTCGGGGGCCCCACCGGGAGCCCAGCAGCTTCAGCCGGGCCCGGGAGGCCACCCTCCGTGAGCGCGTCTCCACCTGCTCTCCCTCAGACGGCCTCAGTAGGCCGGCCTGA